ATATTATTCAGGAGGAGAATTTACCTTACAGCTTCTATGTATCAGACGAAGAGCTTCTTGTCTCAGTGGGAACTTACATGGAGAGAAATAGCGGTAAAACCCTAATACTGTAATAAGCAAAGCAGTTTGGTCTCTTATGATTcgatataaaatattatctttagtatatgttttattaacatttttgaCATGAACATGTGTGGTTTAGTGTCCGTGGAGAATGTTTTGAAGATTGTTTATCGACAACAAGCTGTTTTCAGGATTCGCCCGGTTAACCGTTGCTCACAGACTATTGCTGGTATACATATTAATGTTCattttgattttcttgtttGAGTTTCACAAGAGATTGGTTCGAGTGATTATGAATGGCTTTGTCGGAAAACTAGGTCACGCGGGTGAGATTCTCTGTGTTTCGTTTAGCCCTGACGGTAAGCAACTAGCTAGTGGTTCAGGTGATACAACGGTTAGGCTTTGGGATCTCAACACTGAAACTCCAATGTTTACATGCATAGGTTtgtcttatgtttttttttaaagaagttTATGTCTCCATACTTAGATTACTTGTAATAAACATAGTTCCTGTAACGTTTCTTCAGGGCACGAGAATCATGTTCTCGCAGTTGCATGGTCACCAGATGCAAAGTGTCTTGTGAGTGGTGATAGAGATGGAAAAGTCTGTTGTTGGGATCCAAGCAAAGGAGAATTACAGAGCAAACCACTTGCAGTTAAAAtcttctttacttttttttgggtgcaaatgttaaaaataatttctttactTTATTGTTTGTgaatattaatatgttttgtgtgtttgttaCTGATAGATCTTCAACTTTCTCTTAGGGTCACAGGAGGTGGATTTGTGGTATCGCGTGGGAACCAGCTCATCTTAGTTATCCAAGCCGAAGATTTGTGACTTGTGGCAAAGATGGGGATGCAAGGATCTGGGACTTTACACTGAAGAGAACTCTTGTTGTCCTCAGTGGACACACACAAGCTGTGACCTGTGTCAAATGGGGTGGTGATGGAACTATATACACAGGGTAcattttacataattatattAACGTGAATGTTTCTTATTGGTGTTTTAtagatatgtttttatttttatcttgttAAACATGTTATTGTGTGTTTGACAGTTCCCAAGATAGTACCATAAAGATGTGGGAGATCACTCAGCAGGGTCAAGGAATCCTCAAACATACTTTGAcggtaaaatttttttttgtctcctaGGCCTTTTGGTTTTACATGCATTTCTCAAGTTACTACGCTTCTTCAGGGGCATGCCCGTTGGGTGAACTCCCTTGCATTGAGTACAGAATATGTTCTTCGGACAGGAGCGTTTGACCACACTAgacaaataagaggttcagatgaaGAAATGAAACAGGTAATAATAATAAGCTTTTGATGATTCTACTGGCTTTTGCCTCTTCTTTTTTTAGCCTGATTCTGATCCTCTCCCTATATGTTTGGTTAGGTTGCACTTGAAAGATACATCAAAGCAAAAGGGAGAGCAGATTCTCCTGAAAGATTAGTGTCTGGTTCTGATGATTTTACAATAATCCTTTGGGAACCATCCATTAGCTTACAACCTAAGAAAAAGCAAGTTCATCAACTGGTTGCTACAACAACGTTGACGGGTCATCAACAGGTTACTACTACTCTACTAgtaataaactatttttttgtctgctttttttcttttttgaactcTTTAGCATTTTATTTGGTGTCAAAACAATCAACAGCTTGTAAACCATGTGTGTTTCTCACCAAATGGGCAATGGATTGCAAGTGCATCTTTCGATAGATCTGTGAAGCTATGGGATGGTGTCACCGGGGAATTTATTACAGCATTCCGAGGCCACGTTAAGTCTGTCTATCAGATGAGTTGGTCTGCAGACAGTAGGATGCTTTTGAGTTGCAGTGCAGATTCCACTCTCAAGGTGAAATCCTGTCTTTGACATTTGATACCAACAGTAGAGAGATTCTTATATGTTTGAATAAATCTACTAAAGAAACCTTCATATATTTCACTTTGACAGGTCTGGGATATTAGAACAAAAAGGTTAAAACATGATCTCCCTGGTCATGCGGCTGAGGTATATATCAAACAACTTTAAAGCTCAAGTTGttgtttttgcttttttatTTACACTCTCTCATAATTtttcgtttttcttttgttgtgttGGAAAGGTTTGGGCCGTGGATTGGAGTCCAGATGGTGAGAAAGTAGCCTCTGGTGGCGTTGATAAAGTTCTCAAGCTATGGAAAGGTTAATAGAAGAGCTAGGTTAAAGCTTTCTTTTACTCTCAAGagcagatattttttttttcacgaaCACATACACACAATACAACATAACAAATCTGGCAAACAGAGTTTTtaccctcccccccccccccccacacacacacacacacacacacgggTGAGAACAAAAGACTAGTAGAAAACCAATCATTGTTTCTTCAGaagctaaattaaaaatttactcACCAGTCTTGAAGATGCGtataagaaaaaacagaggaagaaagaaaaaagccTTTGAAAGGATGAGCCAAAGATGACTTGCCTGTTTACAGTCAAAACAAAATCTCATTGTCCCTTTTTCTGGACAAGAAACTATCTCTTCGTTTGGCTGAAACATAAGGAACATGACAAGAGAGATATGTTTCACCAAATCATGTCTTGTCCCCATTTGATAATTCAGATTTTGAGAATGTCCATTGCTGCTGCAATCCACTTGCTAGGCATGACCATATTGCTGACATTAGAATGAACCGACGAACTTAGAAAGTGATCCATACTTGTAACATCTGAATCCGACACAATTGTCCCATTTTTGGGATGAAAGACTTCAGAACACTGAGAAGTGCTTGGCTTAGACTGTAAAGCAGCATCTGCTTTCTTGGCGTTCAAGAAACGCCCGCCGGATCCTCTAGGACGGCGCATAGCATGGAGATGGCGCGAGTGATGCATATATGGCTGCTGCAAACATCATAACATAAGACAGCTGTTGAGAATCCATcttgca
The sequence above is drawn from the Raphanus sativus cultivar WK10039 chromosome 7, ASM80110v3, whole genome shotgun sequence genome and encodes:
- the LOC108816708 gene encoding notchless protein homolog gives rise to the protein METEGSSGMAMCLLTDAEGTPLGSPMYIPHNAGPLQLTSLVNTFLNNEENLPYSFYVSDEELLVSVGTYMERNSVSVENVLKIVYRQQAVFRIRPVNRCSQTIAGHAGEILCVSFSPDGKQLASGSGDTTVRLWDLNTETPMFTCIGHENHVLAVAWSPDAKCLVSGDRDGKVCCWDPSKGELQSKPLAGHRRWICGIAWEPAHLSYPSRRFVTCGKDGDARIWDFTLKRTLVVLSGHTQAVTCVKWGGDGTIYTGSQDSTIKMWEITQQGQGILKHTLTGHARWVNSLALSTEYVLRTGAFDHTRQIRGSDEEMKQVALERYIKAKGRADSPERLVSGSDDFTIILWEPSISLQPKKKQVHQLVATTTLTGHQQLVNHVCFSPNGQWIASASFDRSVKLWDGVTGEFITAFRGHVKSVYQMSWSADSRMLLSCSADSTLKVWDIRTKRLKHDLPGHAAEVWAVDWSPDGEKVASGGVDKVLKLWKG